A region of Streptomyces sp. NBC_01267 DNA encodes the following proteins:
- a CDS encoding chlorinating enzyme, whose product MTSQAESFALDAQQLADFHARGYAGPFTLYEPDEMKDIWRRERLRLLDRTDAVYQDRAAVSGTTNIANYDRHLDSDFLADHITRPEIVDRVSRILGPDVLCWRTEFFPKYPGDEGTDWHQADTFANASGTPQIQWPDGSDFGGTITVWTAFSEASVDMGCLQFIPGTHRTMYYDETKRMHYVPDKVNSVEKDGIRRGFFGYDYRELQIDEDWTPDESQAVNMEMRAGQFIVFWSTLMHASHPHSGRSRDMRMGFASRYVPTSVEVYPGTDSIEEYGGRVSLDRYGAVLVHGENTHTHNRIATHTTRNRPFRAPGV is encoded by the coding sequence ATGACTTCGCAGGCAGAGAGCTTCGCCCTCGACGCACAGCAGTTGGCGGACTTCCACGCGCGCGGATACGCGGGTCCGTTCACGCTCTACGAACCGGACGAGATGAAGGACATCTGGCGGCGGGAACGGCTGCGGCTGCTGGACCGCACGGACGCCGTCTACCAGGACCGCGCCGCGGTGTCCGGCACCACCAACATCGCCAACTACGACCGGCATCTCGACTCCGACTTCCTCGCCGACCACATCACCAGGCCGGAGATCGTGGACCGGGTCAGCCGCATCCTCGGGCCGGACGTGCTGTGCTGGCGCACCGAGTTCTTCCCGAAGTACCCGGGCGACGAGGGAACGGACTGGCACCAGGCCGACACCTTCGCCAACGCCTCCGGCACCCCGCAGATCCAGTGGCCGGACGGCTCCGACTTCGGTGGCACGATCACCGTGTGGACCGCCTTCAGCGAGGCGAGCGTGGATATGGGGTGCCTGCAGTTCATCCCCGGCACCCACCGCACCATGTACTACGACGAGACCAAGCGCATGCACTACGTGCCGGACAAGGTCAACTCCGTGGAGAAGGACGGGATTCGCCGTGGCTTCTTCGGCTACGACTACCGCGAGCTCCAGATCGACGAGGACTGGACCCCTGACGAGTCGCAGGCCGTGAACATGGAGATGCGGGCGGGCCAGTTCATCGTCTTCTGGTCCACCCTGATGCACGCCTCCCACCCGCACAGCGGCCGGAGCCGCGACATGCGGATGGGTTTCGCCTCCCGTTACGTGCCCACCTCCGTGGAGGTCTACCCCGGCACGGACTCCATCGAGGAGTACGGAGGCCGAGTGAGCCTCGACCGCTACGGCGCGGTCCTGGTGCACGGCGAGAACACGCACACCCACAACCGGATCGCGACGCACACCACACGCAACCGCCCGTTCCGGGCTCCGGGCGTCTGA
- a CDS encoding amino acid adenylation domain-containing protein — translation MVRQYPDHIAVTDGDSELTYRELDAKSDVIADELLSAGVVAGSHVGLYVARGSGTVAGLLGILKCGAAYVPIDPNYPAARARWTVGDSASVAVVTTSDLAPAFTGLDVRTVRLDLLPASGAPRPDAVHPGGTGPAYIIYTSGSTGEPKGVLVGHHEVVRLFSATREWFGFGPDDVWTVFHSAAFDFSVWEIWGALLHGGRLVVVPRDVARSPAAFHELLRSERVTVVNQTPAAFRRLAAVDARAPLPLESLRTVVLGGERLDPATLRDWIDRHGDERPELVNMYGITEATVHASYRRLSRADLDADGPSPIGVPLRDLTFHVRGPDGEPVPDGQPGELHIEGPGVAAGYLHRPELTQERFSGSAPHTGERSEAASAHRACRTFRTGDRVVRLDDGQYGYLGRTDDQIKIRGFRVEPGEVEALLGRHPLVASAVVLPRDYGEDDVRLIACVVPTEGSTDGAPEKLVDELRDLALGLPDQLRPSAYELLETLPLTPNGKADRAALSALVRDRHRTDSTETGGADAAGAGIAAVQARVTAIWRSVIDIDGIGPDADFFDLGGTSLTLLRMFEQVNKAFGTDLDITVLIEGATVRNLASHVAAAAAPGSPLPRTEEFG, via the coding sequence GTGGTCCGGCAGTATCCGGACCATATCGCGGTGACCGATGGCGACAGTGAACTGACGTACCGGGAACTCGACGCGAAATCCGATGTGATAGCCGACGAGTTGCTTTCCGCCGGTGTCGTCGCGGGCAGCCACGTCGGCTTGTACGTCGCCCGCGGATCCGGGACGGTGGCGGGTCTGCTCGGAATTCTCAAATGCGGCGCGGCCTATGTACCCATCGACCCGAACTACCCTGCCGCGCGTGCACGGTGGACCGTGGGTGACAGTGCGTCAGTGGCCGTGGTGACCACGTCGGATCTCGCCCCGGCGTTCACCGGACTCGATGTGCGGACCGTCCGCCTGGACCTGCTGCCCGCGAGTGGCGCGCCCCGGCCCGACGCCGTACACCCGGGCGGCACCGGCCCCGCCTACATCATCTACACCTCGGGTTCCACCGGTGAGCCCAAGGGCGTCCTGGTCGGGCACCACGAGGTCGTGCGCCTCTTCTCGGCGACCCGGGAGTGGTTCGGGTTCGGGCCCGACGACGTGTGGACGGTCTTCCACTCGGCCGCCTTCGACTTCTCCGTATGGGAGATCTGGGGCGCCCTGCTGCACGGCGGACGGCTGGTCGTCGTCCCCCGTGACGTCGCCCGCTCCCCGGCGGCCTTCCACGAACTGCTGCGCTCCGAAAGGGTCACTGTCGTCAACCAGACTCCGGCCGCCTTCCGGCGGCTGGCCGCGGTGGACGCGCGAGCACCGCTCCCGCTGGAGAGTCTGCGCACGGTCGTACTCGGCGGCGAGCGGCTCGACCCCGCGACGCTGCGCGACTGGATCGACCGGCACGGCGACGAGCGCCCGGAGCTGGTCAACATGTACGGCATCACCGAGGCGACCGTGCATGCCTCGTACCGTCGCCTGTCACGGGCGGATCTCGACGCGGACGGCCCCAGCCCCATCGGAGTCCCGCTGCGGGACCTCACGTTCCATGTACGGGGCCCGGACGGCGAGCCGGTCCCCGACGGGCAGCCCGGTGAACTCCACATCGAGGGGCCGGGGGTGGCTGCCGGATACCTCCATCGCCCCGAACTCACACAGGAACGTTTCTCCGGGAGCGCCCCGCACACCGGCGAGCGGAGCGAGGCCGCGAGCGCGCACCGGGCCTGCCGTACCTTCCGCACCGGTGACCGCGTGGTCCGCCTCGACGACGGGCAGTACGGCTACCTGGGGCGCACGGACGACCAGATCAAGATCCGCGGCTTCCGGGTCGAGCCCGGGGAGGTCGAAGCCCTGCTCGGCCGGCACCCGCTGGTGGCGTCCGCCGTCGTGCTGCCTCGCGACTACGGAGAGGACGACGTCCGGCTGATCGCCTGTGTCGTGCCCACCGAAGGGTCCACCGACGGCGCGCCGGAGAAGCTCGTCGACGAACTGCGCGACCTGGCGCTCGGCCTGCCGGACCAGCTGCGGCCCTCCGCGTACGAGCTTCTGGAGACGCTGCCGCTCACGCCCAACGGCAAGGCCGACCGCGCGGCGCTGAGCGCCCTGGTCCGGGACCGCCACCGGACCGACAGTACGGAGACTGGCGGCGCGGACGCGGCCGGCGCGGGAATCGCCGCCGTCCAGGCGCGTGTCACAGCGATCTGGCGTTCCGTCATCGACATCGACGGCATCGGCCCCGACGCCGATTTCTTCGACCTGGGCGGCACCTCGCTGACTCTGCTGCGCATGTTCGAGCAGGTGAACAAGGCCTTCGGCACGGACCTCGACATCACGGTGCTGATCGAGGGTGCGACGGTACGCAACCTCGCCTCCCATGTGGCCGCCGCCGCCGCACCGGGCAGCCCCCTCCCACGAACCGAGGAGTTCGGATGA
- a CDS encoding alpha/beta fold hydrolase, translated as MPDTEAGPRLSQGNGPRSAQSSGPRSAQSSADAVPLQELAAALLDLEPLLSAVPERLRVTPPAGSDPGSVRVLQAALDALAARLDMPGVTVVPSGDGLWSVELAVSRRLARALGTAPAEAVIHADASAVDRAVRAVHAAPPGRPVPLRAHDGTPLRGYRAGAADAPAVVVVMACGMPVGLAAPWLRALSGTCQVVTWESRGMFAAGDGPGLPALTGHDLAAQAADVLAVLDGFGIGEAHVMGLCGGAALALAAAAASPRVTSLSLWHGDYELGEDAPKTPHQRDVEGLLAMASRSPRHAEGLHRMMRRPQALDALRPEVAHHLLHPYASPELMHRYGLLNGVIMSTDYRPLLREVRQPTLVVSSEQDTTAHPEGSVQVAERLPCATLRMMPHGDHLSAFGADPGLVGLLSDFMRDIHGTTERDT; from the coding sequence ATGCCTGACACAGAGGCCGGTCCACGATTGTCACAAGGCAACGGCCCGCGATCGGCGCAGAGCAGCGGCCCGCGATCGGCGCAGAGCAGCGCGGACGCCGTACCGCTGCAGGAACTCGCCGCCGCCCTGCTCGATCTGGAACCGCTCCTGAGCGCCGTGCCCGAGCGCCTGCGGGTGACTCCGCCTGCGGGGTCGGACCCTGGCTCCGTACGGGTGCTGCAAGCGGCGCTGGACGCGCTCGCGGCCCGGCTGGACATGCCCGGGGTCACTGTCGTCCCGTCCGGCGACGGGCTGTGGTCCGTGGAACTGGCCGTCAGCAGACGGCTGGCCCGCGCGCTCGGCACGGCGCCGGCGGAGGCGGTGATCCACGCGGACGCCTCCGCGGTCGACCGCGCCGTGCGGGCCGTACACGCCGCTCCCCCGGGCCGGCCGGTCCCGCTGCGCGCCCACGACGGCACCCCGCTGCGCGGCTACCGGGCAGGGGCGGCGGACGCACCCGCCGTGGTGGTGGTGATGGCCTGCGGCATGCCGGTCGGCCTGGCGGCCCCCTGGTTGCGGGCGCTGTCCGGGACCTGCCAGGTGGTGACCTGGGAGAGCCGTGGCATGTTCGCCGCCGGGGACGGTCCGGGGCTGCCCGCCCTGACCGGGCACGACCTCGCCGCGCAGGCAGCCGACGTCCTTGCCGTCCTCGACGGTTTCGGCATCGGCGAGGCGCACGTCATGGGGCTGTGCGGCGGCGCGGCCCTCGCGCTGGCCGCTGCCGCGGCCTCGCCCCGGGTGACCTCGCTCAGCCTGTGGCACGGCGACTACGAACTGGGCGAGGACGCCCCCAAGACACCCCATCAGCGTGATGTCGAGGGCCTGTTGGCGATGGCGAGCCGCAGCCCCCGGCACGCCGAGGGCCTGCACCGGATGATGCGCAGGCCACAGGCCTTGGACGCGCTGCGTCCCGAGGTCGCCCACCACCTTCTCCACCCTTATGCCTCACCGGAGTTGATGCACCGCTACGGGCTCCTCAACGGCGTCATCATGAGCACGGACTACCGTCCGCTCCTCAGGGAGGTGCGGCAGCCGACGCTGGTCGTCTCCAGCGAACAGGACACGACCGCCCATCCCGAGGGGTCCGTCCAGGTCGCGGAGCGGCTGCCGTGCGCGACGTTGCGGATGATGCCGCACGGGGATCACCTGTCGGCCTTCGGCGCGGACCCCGGACTCGTGGGCCTGTTGTCGGACTTCATGCGGGACATCCACGGGACGACCGAGAGGGACACATGA